TTGAATAGCCCGTCTCTGGGTCAAGCCCGTCGGAAGTATAATTTGTCTCACCAGTCCAGGAAAGTGTTGGTGCGATATTAAGTGTAAAATTAACAGTTGTTGTCTGTCCACAGGTAATTGATTGATTAGTTTTTGTCTGTGTTGTATAATCAGTTTTTGATGCTGATATATCAAATACAGTTCCTATCCCTGTTGAAATACCAATTGTATAATTCCCATTTGTATCAGTTGTTGTCTCTGTAATTGTTGTTCCAGTCTTTGTCACAGTTATTGAAACATCAGATATTGGTGTTGTCCCATCAGGTTTTGTTACCTTACCGGAAAAATAACCCGCATCAGCGCTTGTTGTAAGATACGGGTCATAGTCCACACTGTCATAAAATTTGCCGGAATAAGGCGGACTTGTTCCCCACCAGTTGTTTTCTGCGGTTATAGTAACACCGGAAACAGTATTGTAGATATGCTGATTGTTATTATTGATAAATTTGGAGTAAGAGATAGTTGGAATTGGTATCTTACCACCACTTCTATTCATATAAATTCCATAATTGCTACTATTTGAAATAGTGCAACTTGAAATAACCGGTTTCGCATTATAATAGTAATTAGCGCAGATATGAATATTTCCTGCTGAGTCACCACCACCATATTTGACTATGCAATATTCCAATCTACAACTACTTAAATCATTGTTGTATGAATTAAAGTTGATATCTTTCCAACTGCCTGAAACAGGATTACCAGTTCCTGTAGCACCACCAACAGAATTATCATCCACAGATGTAAAATATATTGGATTACTTGCTGTGCCTACTGCCTGTAAAAGTCCATAAATAGCCAGACCAGTATTACTATTAAATTTTACTACAACATCGGGATATATGACAAGTGTAACACCATTACCTACCTCTATGTTCCCGGCTACAATATATGGATACCCAGGATTTCTCCAATCGCCTGCTGCGGCAGTTATACCAACTGCATTATATCCGTTATTAGAAAATGTTAAACCTGAAAAAATGGATGAGTGTGGACAGGTTATATAAATAGCATATGAACTATTATCTTTTATTGTACAATAAGATATAGTTGGTATAGCGCTCTTACCACCACTTCTATTCATATAAATTCCATAATTGCTGCTATTTGAAACAGTGCAACTTGAAATAACTGGTTTCGCATTATTATAATAATTAGCGCAGATATGAATATTCCCGGCTGAGCCACCCCCACCATATTTGATTATGCAGTATTCCAACCTACAACTACTTAAATCATTGTTGTATGAATCAAAGTAAATATCTTTCCAACTGCCAACAACAGGATTACCAGTCCCAGTAACACCACCAACAGAATTATCATTCACAGATGTAAAATATATTGGATTATCTGCTGTACCAATTGCTTGTAAAAGTCCATAAATAGTCATACCAGTACCTGTGTTAAATTTTACTACAACACCGGGGTCTATTGTAAGAGTAGTTCCGTTTTCTACCGTTATGTCTCCTGTTACTATATAAGGACTACCAGCAACTGTCCAGTTCCCGGAAACACTACCACTTACATCTGTGCAATATGCATTAGCTGAAAAAAATAAAAAAATTAGAACGAACAATGGTATTTTAAGAATTTTTATTATCACTTTTCTCCTCCCCCTGCTCATTTGAACACTACTGCATTGATAGCTAATCCTGTAGTTTTTGAGATGTTCACACTTATCTTTGGAGTAAAATCTAAATATCTCAAGATATAATAATCACCTTCAGATGATACATCCTTTTTAGTTGGTTCACCTAAAATTTCAATTACCCTTTCTTCTGTATCACCCATTCTTACGCCTGCTATTTTACAAGGGCATTCTTTTTTAAAAATCATTATAAGATAAATTGTGTCAGTGGCTGGTCCTACAAATAAAGAAGCACCTTTGTATCTCAATACCGGAGCATCGTAATTGCTATCGTTAGAGTCAGCCCTATAACACCCAAGACTATCAGGGATACCAAGTTTCTCAATAACAGTATTAAATCTCATACCATAATAATCTCTTAAATCTATCTCTTCCCAGTTTATTCTTTTAATAGCTGGTTTTTGTTCCGTTGTTCCCTTTTTCTCTGCAGTTTCTTTTTTCTCTTGTGAAGCAGTTGCAGAAGACCTTGTTCTCCATACTGGTTTTTCTTCACAAATCCCCAATCCCATAAAGATACTCATTACAAGAATACCAAATATAAATCTTTTCACATCGCCTCCTTAAATCACCAAATTTCAATCTCCCAATTTAGGAAAAACTGAAAACTGTGAAACTGTGAAACTGGTGAAACTGTACTGAAACTGTGAAACTGTACCAGACTTGAAATTTTCAATCCTTATTTTTAAGATTCTTCGCTATATTCATTTTTTCTCAAAATCTGTAATATAATGCAGGAAATACTATCCGACGATGAAGCCCGCAGGGGTC
This DNA window, taken from Elusimicrobiota bacterium, encodes the following:
- a CDS encoding carboxypeptidase regulatory-like domain-containing protein, which produces MIIKILKIPLFVLIFLFFSANAYCTDVSGSVSGNWTVAGSPYIVTGDITVENGTTLTIDPGVVVKFNTGTGMTIYGLLQAIGTADNPIYFTSVNDNSVGGVTGTGNPVVGSWKDIYFDSYNNDLSSCRLEYCIIKYGGGGSAGNIHICANYYNNAKPVISSCTVSNSSNYGIYMNRSGGKSAIPTISYCTIKDNSSYAIYITCPHSSIFSGLTFSNNGYNAVGITAAAGDWRNPGYPYIVAGNIEVGNGVTLVIYPDVVVKFNSNTGLAIYGLLQAVGTASNPIYFTSVDDNSVGGATGTGNPVSGSWKDINFNSYNNDLSSCRLEYCIVKYGGGDSAGNIHICANYYYNAKPVISSCTISNSSNYGIYMNRSGGKIPIPTISYSKFINNNNQHIYNTVSGVTITAENNWWGTSPPYSGKFYDSVDYDPYLTTSADAGYFSGKVTKPDGTTPISDVSITVTKTGTTITETTTDTNGNYTIGISTGIGTVFDISASKTDYTTQTKTNQSITCGQTTTVNFTLNIAPTLSWTGETNYTSDGLDPETGYSTTTFVYRVKYTDNDNDAPKTGYPKVYIKKSGTDITGSPFTMTQVDSGDTTYSDGKLYSYSTTLSTGTDYTYYFEAYDVWDTSATGTPTSSVDAPDVTIPGADVSVNLGEALDNTALTWTTGGSANWFGQSTTYYYDNDAVESGKITHNQTTYIQTSVTGPGTLTFYWKVSSQAYDWWGGGDLLTFYIDDVEKTYISGAVDWTQLSYSISSGYHTLKWAYSKNSETNSGADCGWLDKLEWTGKSGDAGITLGANEAIVGRNLFNPTNNQSAKIKFSVPESAKVTIKIYDIMGNLVRTIIDGVDYPASTSFYDTSWDGMNDDGNIVATGLYYMYSEIGSKKTKKNIIVTK